TCTCGGACTGTGAGGCGGACATGACCGCACCGAAGAAAAAGGCCCAGATTTCGGTCTATCTCGATCCTGATGTCATGAAGGCGCTGTCGGCCTATGCCGCCCGGCGCGAGCATTCGCTGTCGCTCATTGCGGAAGCCGCGATTGCGTCCTTTCTGTCGCCGGACGCTGACGAGCGGCGGGAGGCCGCCATCGCCAAGCGCCTCGATCAGATCGATCGCCGGATCGCGCGCCTTGAGCGGGATGTCGGGATTTCGGTCGAGACCATCGCACTCTTCATCCGGTTCTGGCTCACGACGACACCGCCACTCCCCGAGCCGGCCGCAAAGGCCGCGCGGGCACAAGCCGGAGCGCGCTATGATAATTTCGTTGCGGCGCTCGGCCGCAGGCTCAGCCAAGGGCCGAGCCTGAGACAGGAGATCCCGGACGATATTCAGGAGAGTAAGCCCATGGATGGGTAGCCGCTTGATCGTCCGATGAACTCTCGCCGCGTGGGCAAGAAATCCAGCCGCGGTGGAGATTCGCGAATGGAGAAGCGGTGCCGTCCTTTTCACCACTGCCTTTGACTTAGTCCGGGACAGCCGCTTCGGCCAAGCTATCACAGAGGACTTGAGCGATGCAGTTGTAGCTCCGATCATTCTGATGCAGCCAATTTCCGTCGAAATTGCTGATCATCTGGTCGATCGGGATACCGCGTTTGACATGCCAGTAGCGCATAATTTCGAAACGGCGGAAGAACCCGACGTCATGCTCGGCGGTAATGGTCTCAATGATGCGAAGCATCTCTTGCGTGGCGGCCG
The DNA window shown above is from Bradyrhizobium sp. CB1650 and carries:
- a CDS encoding CopG family transcriptional regulator — its product is MTAPKKKAQISVYLDPDVMKALSAYAARREHSLSLIAEAAIASFLSPDADERREAAIAKRLDQIDRRIARLERDVGISVETIALFIRFWLTTTPPLPEPAAKAARAQAGARYDNFVAALGRRLSQGPSLRQEIPDDIQESKPMDG